Below is a genomic region from Neoarius graeffei isolate fNeoGra1 chromosome 12, fNeoGra1.pri, whole genome shotgun sequence.
gAATGGTTtgtttagcgggtaaaacagttttgtgaactattatatcattggtcactgaaccggaagacagtgtatctcaaccaatcgtgtgaagtgttttaaaaatacccaaaagcacacggcataatcgttctgtctcatccaaacataatgTCAAAACGCATGGTCACGTTGAAAGACCTTTGgacgaaaaaaggaaacaaaacgaaGACACAGAAGTGACAGATACTAATCCAGCCGACATTACACAACCCGATACAAGATATTCtgaaatatatttaatctgttcttgtgtaattgtaggtactgtaagattgtaaatgatagagattatatactttttaggaagtctgaattttgagattatctccagtcatttgtcaaaatctagtttaaacatgggtagattgtttaatgtttttcactttcatgaaaggtggtctgaacaaaacaaatatgatagtatttttaaatatttgatagtgatttgattttattcagaaagtcagatttttcatcttattattaattaatagcggcaagactacatggattttagacttaactatatcaaatgatgtaatattaacctagtcatatttgaaatgcaatattatactactggtggtcaaattggtaaaaataggctagtcacatgatttatagtaaaatAGTAacctacgctacgttcacactgcaaggcttaatgctcaattccgatttttttgtgaaatccgattttttttgtgaggtcgttcacattaacaaatatatgcgacttgtatgtgatcctcagtatgaacgaaaagcgacctaaaagtgttccgcatgcgcattgcaggatacgacgacatcacacgcagtgagcatggccagtgtttacggaagtgtatgacagtagccagcatggagtacctggcgatgatgcagttgttgttgcgacggagtcagaacatgcacaatagcctgatgttaaggaggaggttgagaaagaagagggcaagggttttggctcaggcgttctgcggggtagtgactgcaacctccgttcaaaggaacatcaaagccatgtttttgtaactttttttgagagacccgccgcctacttcagcgcagaatagtgacgtttgtggcttgttgatgacgtgtaagtcggatgaatgcgacctggcggttcagactgaagtcgcatatgaaaagagcggataggaatcggaattaggaccacatatccaaacggcctgggtcggatttgaaaaaatcggatctgtgtcgttcatattgtcaataaaagatcggatacaggtcacatatgggcgaaaaaatcggatttgagtcacttcagcctgcagtgtgaacgtagtgcgaGTCATATAACAGAACactagtcatatttgtaaggttttgcagtatataattcttcatatagtttttgatctaaaatctttacatttttaaagttcagatctgatcataatgtttgtgcaatactataaactggataagtgtttgctgatatggttttcatatcactgtattaaaagatatgtatagtgccataattgtgatattatatagattagcatctgatatgaatgtttgttacatgtatttagttttattaataaaactgttctgtttatagatgtactcttgaaaatatctaccaatgtattacttatttttctgtccccactaactggaacaaatgagggatatttttacccatgttaatattttctgtcccctgtttctacaactagtgagggatctgtcctctattttcaaattcctagattatgCTCTGTGTACAACTCTGGTGGTCATTATTTTTATACACTGTACATGAAGACGAGAGAGAATTTTCATACTACTTGCTACAGAACCAAATGTCCAGGAGGTGGCGCTGGACCTGATCCATTGAACACTTATCCATGCCGAAAGACATTCAATTCCATCCCCTGGTCTTTTGGCTCGAGTCTGCCTCAGTAGGAGGAGCTGGATCAGGCCTGACTCCACCTCATGGATATTTTTGTTCTGCACAagaggtatttaaaaaaaaaaaacttcacaatTCTGAGTAATTTGCCAGAGGAAGGCCACAGACATGAACATAAACCTCACTGCAGTGTTGGTGTGATGGTCACACACAAGGTCTCGAACCGTGGAATTTCTACACACTTTGTATGTTGACACCAAGCACATTATAGGTAAAGGTTACAGCCGATGGATTGAGCTgtggtcaattttttttttttttttttttaatgtctagggtagaagtgtgcgcgtgtgtgttctgTTAAGCTGTATGATGCAATGCAAGAGTAAATCTTACTCAtggctttttttcttctttccttcTTCCAGAGGACGTCACCCCAATTCCATCAGACAGCACCCGCAGAAAGGGAGGTCGCCGTGGGCGTCGTCTGTAAactgttatggatttttttttttcggaaTAAAAAGTCAAATCGTACTTTTCGTCTCGTCTCTTATGTTCAAGCGTTCAGTTAATGAGGGATCCTTGTTCTTAGTGTCACACTCGAGCTACGATTATTAGGCCTTTTTACCCTTCTACAAATATTTAAGTGAAATTTTCATGAACTGTGTAATATATTACGGCATAAGTATAAACGTCAATGCACATTTCCTCTGTGCTAAATGTATTTTTTCACTCGCTGCTCATCCACAGTTTTAACATTAAGTGAAGTGCTTTTTGGTCAGAAATGGGTTATTACGTGAATAAATATACGGAACAGGGATTAGTGAGGCACATTTATGTCTGTTTTGAGACTTTTACTTCCTCTTGCTTTGTTGCTACTTCATTATTCTGACCACTGGAGGAATAATTTAGTTTTTGCTTTTGACATGGCTCATGCTAATGTATGTGGCTCGAGAGCAATTTCTAGAAAATGCTGGATGTTTGTAAAATTGGTGCCTTTGTTTGCCTGACTGGTTTGACGGCGCATGGGGAATGCCAACACGTCCTTATATAAACCATTTCCTGGTTAAGTGTGAAGTTGAACGAAAATAAAACATTGAGTGAACTCTGAAAGGCAAGTAAATAAGAGAAAAAGTTGGAATAGTCAAATCAGTACTCTAAATTGAAACACTAGAGAAtttataagtttaaaaaaaaaagttttgcttGTGTTTTAAAAAGTCGCACTGATGCATTTTGGTCCGTTTCACACGAATGAGATTTAGTGTGCAGTATTTGTACAGACAAGGAACTGATTTGGCCTCAACCATATAATCATAGAGGAAAAAATAAAAGTACAAAACTACCTTTTTCTtgtatatgggttgttttacaatcagggtacaaagtttgtgtcacaggggtccaaaattcaaattgattcaaactggttcttgtaccagtttttaagtgaaggacaagttaaagaacaggtttcaggtaattttttgacgtgtgtgtatggtagttttgtgtaatctgctatacgataaagaagatgaagtgtagctttcagcagggctgggagaaacaaatgaagtgattctcggagaggacttttttttttttgacaattcagaatccactacttccatagtgcttttaaatataaggctgtaagctttgtgttagttgtctctaatatttatgtcccaatatcttgaccacattttaggatgaaaataatcattttagatatgttattttatattgaaaaattagctgtctcggagaggacatttttttgacacaattacatactaatttgatcaaaaacttactggcattcaacattaaaacttaactatgtttccaatgatatggaaccaagtatttgttttatggtataaagaatgatttaagtgcatcccttttggagctacctgtggtcaaaaaagcactttttctaaatgacacgagtaattttgctaaatatgacacacattgtcatacattcaccaaaaataaccttatcagcaaattttttttttgcatggtaaatagagctatcacagggctacaataaacaaccaagtttatttagtcaagccttttgatattgaagataagtgttaaatgtgatttttagcttgcgtaccctgattgtaaaacaacccttttgTACCTTATATACCGTGTATAacacatggccaaaagtatgtgaacacccaagtatcactttattttggggtttcccccccttcctctctatacatcccattccagatgtagTCTCTCCTTTGCTGTTATGAGCTCCACTCTTCTTGGAAGcctttccattagattttggggcgtgCTGTGGGGATTTGTTTGTTCACAGATACTGGGTGGAGCTCTGGGGTGCAGTCCGTGCTCCAGTTCCATTGCATGACATGAAAATTTTTAGCCAAAAGAAACTGAAGCTACAAAAGATGTACTCTTTTGAGTTCACTACCcccagaaacaaaacaaaaaagtacTTTTTAGTACCCTTTTGTTTCCCTTCAGTGTGTACGGTTCCCAACCCTGCTCCTGGAGTGCCCCCTGTCCTGCACACGGATTGATTTAACTAATCAGCCAACATTTCAGCAGTTGAAGTGTCGATGTTAGAGTAGGGAAAACAACAACGGGTTCTCCagatactcgattctgattggtcaattacggCATTCTATGTCTGTTTaggataaatacacaggtgatgatAAATCACATGcactgattattgagaaatagtctgaccttctcaataatcacctcgagcgactcggcaaaacagtggccaatcgcttcgtcaccgtaagtgaggacgaATTACAaaggatgaaagaaaacgctgttcctaaaagcactaaagatgctgtgaagtttggtctaaaactattcaaaggtaaagtgggattgggatttattttatcgatttcaaaacaatgtattttatgtgagtcggcatagatgagtgacaagtctgtgccgaGCCGTTATTacgtttgcatgctgcttttgaagtttgaaattatttttaataaaatttaaataaatatttcaAAAAAATTATACGAAAacagttatccacctcaggctcagtgaataataacttcaTCGTTCACCGATGttcacctttggtgaataattgttaaataacagaCAGTTGTTATGGACCATGTCATTAGGGGAAGcaataaaatccatccattatccataaccgcttatactgtgcagggtcgcgggcaacctggagtctatcccagctgacaatgggcgagagacaccctggacaagttgccaggttatcgcagggctgacacaaacaaccattcacactcatattcacacctacggtcaattcagagccaccaattaacctaacctgcatgtctttggactgtgggggaaaccggagcacccggaggaaacccacgtggacactgggagaacatgcaaactccgcatacagtggtgcttgaaaatttgtgaaccttttagaattttctatatttctgcataaatatccaGATAaatatcaccagattttcacacaagtcctaaaagtagataaagagaacccagttaaacaaatgagacaaaaatattatacttggtcatttatttattgaggaaaatgatccaatattacatatctgtgagtggcaaaagtatgtgaacccctaggattagcagttaatttgaaggtgaaattagagtccggtgttttcaatcaatgggatgacaatcaggtgtgagtgggcaccctgttttatttaaagaacagggatctatcaaagtctgatcttcacaacacgtttgtggaagtgtatcatggcacgaacaaaggagatttctgaggacctcagaaaaagcgttgttgatgctcatcagagtggaaaaggttacaaaaccatctctaaagagtttggactccaccaatccacagtcagacagattgtgtacaaatggaggaaattcaagaccattgttaccctccccaggagtggtcgacccacaaagatcactccaagagcaaggcgtgtaatagtcagcgaggtcgcaaaggaccccagggtaatttctgagcaactgaaggcctctctcacattggttaatgttcatgagtccaccatcaggagaacactgaacaacaatggtgtgcatggcagggttgcaaggagaaagccactgctctccaaaagaacattgctgctcgtctgcagtttgctaaaggtcacgtggacaagccagaaggctattggaaaaatgttttgtggacggataagaccaaaatagaactttttggtttcaatgagaagcgttatgtttggagaaaggaaaacgttgcattccagcataagaaccttatcccatctgtgaaacatggtggtggtagtatcatgggttgggcctgttttgctgcatctgggccaggacggcttgccatcattgacggaacaatgaattctgaattataccagcgaattctaaaggaaaatgtcaggacatctgtccatgaactgaatctcaagagaaggtaggtcatgcagcaagacaacgaccctaagcacacaagtcgttcgaccaaagaatggttaaagaagaataaagttaatgttttggaatggccaagtcaaagtcctgaccttaatccaatcgaaatgttgtggaaggacctgaagcgagcagttcatgtgaggaaacccaccaacatcccagagttgaagctgttctgtatggaggaatgggctaaaattcctccaagccggtgtgcaggactgatcaacagttaccgcaaacatttagttgcagttattgctgcacaagggggtcacaccagatactgaaagcaaaggttcacatacttttgccactcacagatatgtaatattggatcatttccctcaatgaataaatgaccaagtataatatttttgtctcatttgtttaactgggttctctttatccacttttaagacttgtgtgaaaatctgatgatgttttaggtcatatttatgcagaaatatagaacattctaaagggttcacaaactttcaagcaccactgtagaaaggcccctgtcgaccgctgggctcaaacccagaaccttcttgctgtgaggcgacagtgctagcaataaaataaattttaaatcgaTATTGTGTTAAATTGTTGATTTCTTCAGTGGTCTAGTAAGCGGGATAACATCCAGCGATCCAGTCATTCTTGCAAAATAAACCCCTTCATGGTGATTCAAGACCCCTCTGTTCAGCGCTGGGTTCCTGCGTGGCCCTGTTGGGGTTTATTTCACAGTAATAACCAACTTGCTGTCCATTATGCTTTTCTTGTGGTTCTATTTTATTTCTCTCCCTACATATATTTTAATTCTATTCACTTGGGTGCTACACTCCATGAACTTGCTTGCTAGCTAGTAAAAGGTTGGTgtccttttttttaatcattttattTCTATATCAGTAATAAAACTTGCACATGCTTGAATTTAAGTCACTTTTATAGCCACTTTACATTCTAAGTTATTTTATTTCACTCTTTTAGACCTTTTTTGCTTGAAGAACACAAGTGAAAGTGCAGAAAACCCCCACAATTAGCTGCAGGAAAGCTGCTGATTGAATCCAGGCTGCTCCTAGCAACTGATGACGTGGAACCTGCTCAGCCAatcaggaaaaaaagagagaattcCTCATGAATATTTACATATTCTTGCTGGGACTTTTTCCTCTTTTGTGTTGCTCAGTTCTGCTTCAGTTCTTCATTTTTGAGCAGATATAAGTCTCTCTCTGGTTGTTGATCTTTCCTACAAATCAGATTCAACTTCTATCCAAAATGTCTCAGGAACAGCTTGTTTCCCCTCCAAATGACCAGCCTCACATTGTTTTGGGACCTTCAAGAGGGTGAGAAACTTAATTTTAAATATGCATTTATTTATATTGATAAAGATTTATCTGTTTAATTGTTTGTATTATTTACATAACCATAAATCATGCTCAAATGTCATTTTTCGTCTGTTAATTTAAACACATTAATTTCAGAATGCACAAATAAATTAATTAGTAAATCAGTCTCAACTTTTGTTCATGGTTTAAATTATTTAAATCAGAACATGATTATAATTATCAAGCTATAGTTGTCTAATTACTCATCTCCACCTAGTcctaggttgttgtttttttttttctttttcagttctaagactgaaacaacaacaaaaataatatacAAGATCAAAAACCGGTTATCTATATACATAGCGTTCATTATAGACTTATTAGCATAAATTTAAACATATAAGCTATTTTAGGTTAATTCTTTTTGCAATTTTAAATGTATTAGTTACGCATCATTTTAGCTTCCTGTCTCGgacgacatttaaaaaaaaaatgttctcatCAAATCTTTAGGCCTCTAACACAAATGGTGGTATCTGAAGAAAACACTAACATACAGTAGAAGCGAATCTAAGACACGGCCTTGGAAATAAGTATTTTATCTATAAAATCCAAATATGACATGACTACGCAGGTAGATACACCTGGTATCTGGTTGTACAACATGGCTGAAGttagggtggaaaaaaaaaaaaaagatttccagTATATTAAGAatcagtttgtttatattttgtccACTTTCACAATTCAGTACTCAGAATATGTGAGGCTGAGATCCTAACTGTTCCCATTTCCTGTCTCAGGGGTTCCAACAAGAAGGCGCTGAAAGTGGCAGGACTGACCGTGTTGGCTGCCTTGCTGATCGCAGGTCAGGCCTTCACTGCTTACTCTGTGTACAAGCACAGTGAGAAGCTCAGCCTGCTGGAGAGACGCTCGGACCGTCTGCAGGAGCTGACCCTCAGGGCCAAAGGTGAGACACAGGCGCTGTATACCGAGTGTTCAGTTAAATTCATTTGAATGTGGTGTTAAAGCAGCGATATGTGACATTCCTCAAatgactcctcctcctcctttttgCGTAATGGATCAAATCTTATTTCTCACCCCTTTAATAGTTTCGGTATTCGTTATGTCTGACACACACTTTTAAATCACAAATTAATAAACAAGCATGTATGTTTAAACACATTTGAAAACACGAATCCTTTCACTTCTTCTTTTCTATTCAGCGAGTCGCACCCCAATGAAGATGGCTGTACCTATGAGCTCCTTCCCTCTGCTGCTGTCTGAAAGGAAGGTACCGTAAAGATCCTTCAACTTTAATGTGCAATGAGGAAATGTGGCCACTATGTGGCAGGATTGAACTAAAATTCACTCTGCATTCTACAGACTCCCAGACAGCTCCCTGTCTGATATTCAGTCCATTATGTAGAGAATAAAAGCCTTTATTTCTTTCCCTATTTCAGGGGATTATAAATATGGGTTGAAGTCGTCATTCAGTTTATGAAGAGCAAAACAAACATTCATAATTAATTTTTTGGCAGCTTTGATTTGATATTTGATCTGATGTGTTTTCCAGATGGATTCCACTCCTCCTAAAGGTAGGTCAGATTGCTCCTACATTCACTTTCATTCTTCTGTTTGTTCAGATCATGTTCACCTGATGCTGATGTTGGAGTTCGTGGTTTTgtcactgataaaaaaaaaaaaaaaacaatgcaacaaaaataattaattgaatttcACGGGTGTCCGTTAAACAGTCCAGTCCCTCCTATATATGACCAGAATTTGTTCAGATACGTATAAGAGAGTAATCTACTACATAATTATGTCCTACTTTCACAAAAAcagctatttttatttatttatttatttttagtgacatttttaaacatcatttatttatttgacgTCTTTCCACTTGGAATAGAAACTCTGAGGTCTGAAATTATAGTGAGTTATATGACGGAGACTTATTTTCATAATATTCCATGTTTTTTAGATACTGCTCAGATAAAATCgcactactccatcaaaaaaagatggattgtttaaattaaaaaaaaaccaaaaacaatgtATGTTTACTAAATGCTCAACTCAAACCGGTTAATTTACGAATTATAAATT
It encodes:
- the cd74b gene encoding CD74 molecule, major histocompatibility complex, class II invariant chain b; this encodes MSQEQLVSPPNDQPHIVLGPSRGGSNKKALKVAGLTVLAALLIAGQAFTAYSVYKHSEKLSLLERRSDRLQELTLRAKASRTPMKMAVPMSSFPLLLSERKMDSTPPKAPLTKCQQEAAGLIPVSLPSFKPKCDEHGAYEPEQCWQEAHCWCVDKNGIPVPDSAVAGRAQCKTA